A single Curtobacterium sp. MCJR17_020 DNA region contains:
- a CDS encoding DUF4287 domain-containing protein has product MTAHRVTAPASPADGSKPEGPASYFPSIEKTSGRPVQEWLDLVAEQLDDHPHMQVVAWLKTEHGLGHGHANALVASAKQALAG; this is encoded by the coding sequence ATGACAGCGCACCGCGTGACCGCTCCGGCGTCCCCGGCGGACGGCAGCAAGCCGGAGGGACCGGCGTCGTACTTCCCGAGCATCGAGAAGACCTCCGGCCGCCCGGTCCAGGAGTGGCTCGACCTGGTCGCCGAGCAGCTCGACGACCACCCGCACATGCAGGTGGTGGCCTGGTTGAAGACCGAGCACGGGCTCGGCCACGGCCATGCGAACGCGCTCGTCGCCTCCGCGAAGCAGGCCCTCGCGGGCTGA